In Cololabis saira isolate AMF1-May2022 chromosome 4, fColSai1.1, whole genome shotgun sequence, one DNA window encodes the following:
- the LOC133441546 gene encoding centrosomal protein of 164 kDa-like isoform X4: protein MNPAAVIGDQLILEEDYDDSFIPSQQEIQEYAREIGIDPDREPELLWLAREGIVAPMPAEWKPCQDVTGDIYYFNFTTGQSTWDHPCDEHYRRLVNQERERAKLTAVAGGVGGKKDKKKKKEKKEKKEKKKKEPLKTPSALSSSLGPLASPLASLAPLRGRDGPGNVPLSGPVPSLRGSFGSSGGLEPLKASIQGPQSSGTSNVLGTRQEEKVSFTLPGLDDDDDDDYDEDKISYERSPQGSDLLKNLHLDLDDLGGGLRYEESEASGAAAAEERTEPELQDLALSGDHSPEPPSQKESEVSKNAEDPSSSSHLKQSREVQGTKDLSGRTSPLEMNDGEGTQGEEENQDGDEEKAEASNSEMLDKEKEEPSFQKVERLVLHESSPSPSLSSSSRSDRGVFHHHRDKGIGVSPGLQRPETSRGRPVQRLDEQPDKPEPALQKEGIHLGEEARWRIQKERKKEQDDERKRAEAEERSLREREEEKVRREAERKMEEEKELMLEEKEKKMRLLQDELRREEEEEERKLREESEERLRALRQRLMSERTEEETRLNGESEGALEELRRSVRREREIQQHTLREDSEATLAELRIALEQERAAARDRLEQQQKQDLERLKAESEEELRAEKSRFQREREEQLNSLKQEVRSTERRRELMMSPRPEKQLAEYHRELTDVLQEVRDEVQRDHERKLEQLRDDHRRETNNIREKYLDEETALRESLLSTLQEDKERLRASNAVQLEKLRLQLDTRIQKTQLVHSCKESELTELSDRLALREKELKSQEAMLQTKAADLKRKRKKLGEEEEEVDRHLKALPRLMQERDQLKEELQRMREQMAEARELIHRAREERDEAKEERERLREDRDKARQESRSAREDKERLESKVALLQERCVRLGARVRELEQAGADGTSLKREQNKKEEEKAPTPPSGEINSPLHVDDLEPPLSPAPDSHSSMDEFRRYISSHGVSIQKTKRFLERESSRLLERQAALRAAQTSSSQVHNHAGGAEELIRSLQQARDVAELQRTVQRGTTLLQRKEEQLQQLENSVVEKVAFEDFSRLAAERKVTFDVTESDLSSNVEPPDETAGQAAVPAKVQELAESLQQISGQLNSVLGALGSLAQGSLAPASVSFPPQMHFQPPPPPARLSEPLWAWSSQSSCAAPPLFSSPISSRLGPPEDLINARWSQIFPGTTMDSVGPGTTRPSSAYPSSYTPISEHTRSLMSMQKSVEVDGQRLQGLIDGNKRWLERRKKDSSIPLFTRYQAPASKSSLVQLGLDDNNQIRVYHY from the exons AGATCCAAGAGTATGCAAGAGAGATCGGCATCGATCCTGACAGGGAGCCAGAGCTGCTGTGGCTGGCCAGGGAGGGCATTGTCGCACCCATGCCTGCCGAGTGGAAGCCTTG CCAGGATGTGACGGGGGACATTTACTATTTCAATTTCACCACCGGCCAGTCCACCTGGGATCACCCGTGCGACGAGCATTACCGCCGCCTGGTGAACCAGGAGCGTGAGCGTGCTAAGCTCACAGCCGTCGCCGGGGGTGTAGGGGGTAAGAAGgacaagaaaaagaagaaagaaaagaaggagaagaaagagaagaagaaaaaagagccacTGAAGACTCCATCA GCGCTGAGTTCCTCCTTGGGGCCGTTGGCATCCCCGCTCGCCAGCTTGGCTCCTCTAAGAGGTCGGGATGGTCCTGGGAATGTCCCTCTCTCTGGACCGGTTCCTTCTCTCCGTGGGTCCTTTGGCAGTTCTGGGGGCCTGGAACCCCTTAAGGCATCCATACAG GGACCTCAAAGCAGCGGGACATCTAATGTTTTAGGTACCAGGCAAGAGGAAAAGGTGTCCTTCACTTTGCCTGGTTTagatgatgatgacgacgatGATTATGACGAAGACAAAATCTCTTATGAG CGGAGTCCTCAGGGTTCAGACCTGCTGAAGAACCTCCATCTGGACCTGGATGATCTTGGAGGAGGTCTACGATATGAG GAGAGTGAAGCCAGtggtgcagctgcagctgaggaGAGGACGGAGCCAGAGCTGCAAGACTTGGCCCTGTCTGGAGACCACAGCCCCGAACCGCCTTCGCAAAAG GAGTCTGAGGTCAGTAAGAACGCCGAGGACCCGTCCTCCTCCTCGCATCTCAAG CAGTCCCGGGAGGTTCAGGGTACTAAAGACCTGTCCGGCAGGACCAGTCCTCTGGAGATGAATGACGGAGAGGGAACACAAGGAGAAGAGGAgaaccaggatggagacgaGGAAAAGGCTGAGGCCAGCAACAG TGAAATGCTggataaagaaaaagaagagccaTCATTCCAGAAAGTTGAGCGGCTCGTCCTCCACGAGTCCAGTCCGTCACCCTCGCTCTCCAGCTCCTCGCGCTCAGACCGCGGCGTCTTCCATCATCACAGAGACAAAGGGATCGGCGTGTCGCCGGGGCTGCAGAGACCCGAGACCTCAAGAGGACGACCCGTCCAGCGTTTAGACGAGCAACCGGACAAGCCTGAGCCCGCTTTACAAAAAGAAGGGATCCATCTGGGAGAAGAGGCCAGGTGGAGAATccagaaggagaggaagaaagaGCAGGATGACGAGAGGAAGAGGGCAGAGGCAGAGGAGCGGAGTctgagagaaagagaagaggagaagGTGAGGAGGGAGGCTGAACGAaaaatggaggaggagaaggagcttATGTTGGaagaaaaggagaagaagatgCGTCTCCTCCAGGACGAACtgaggagagaggaagaggaagaggaaaggaAACTTAGGGAAGAGAGTGAAGAAAGGCTGAG GGCTCTGCGGCAGCGTCTCATGTCAGAGAGGACGGAGGAGGAGACTCGGCTGAATGGAGAGTCTGAAGGAGCCCTGGAAGAACTGAGACGGTCCGtcaggagggagagggagatccagcagcacacGCTCAG GGAAGATAGTGAGGCTACGCTCGCCGAGTTACGCATCGCTCTGGAGCAAGAGCGAGCAGCCGCCCGTGACAGGCTGGAGCAGCAACAGAAGCAGGACTTGGAGCGTCTGAAAGCAGAGTCGGAGGAGGAGCTCCGGGCTGAGAAGAGCAGATTCCAGAGGGAGCGGGAGGAACAACTCAACTCTCTTAAACAGGAG GTCAGAAGcacggagaggaggagggagctGATGATGAGTCCACGACCTGAAAAGCAGCTGGCAGAGTACCACCGCGAG CTGACGGATGTTCTCCAGGAAGTGAGAGACGAAGTGCAACGTGACCACGAGAGGAAGCTGGAGCAGCTTAGGGACGACCACAGGAGGGAGACGAACAACATCAGAGAGAAATACTTAGATGAG GAGACGGCCTTGAGGGAGAGCCTGCTCTCCACCCTGCAGGAGGACAAAgagcgtctccgggcctccaaCGCTGTTCAGCTAGAGAAGCTCCGCTTGCAGCTTGACACACGGATACAAAAGACTCAGCTGGTGCATTCATGCAAG GAGTCAGAACTGACGGAGCTGTCGGATCGGTTGGCGCTGAGAGAGAAAGAGCTGAAAAGCCAGGAGGCCATGCTACAGACCAAG gcagcagatctgaagaggaagaggaaaaagctcggagaggaggaggaagaggtggaCAGACATCTAAAG GCGTTGCCGCGCCTGATGCAGGAGAGGGACCAGCTgaaggaggagctgcagaggatGAGAGAGCAGATGGCCGAGGCCAGAGAACTCATCCACAGGGCCAGGGAGGAGAGAGACGAGGCcaaggaggagagggagaggcTGAGGGAGGACAGAGACAAAGCcaggcaggagagcaggagcgcCAGGGAGGACAAGGAGCGGCTGGAGAGCAAGGTGGCCCTGCTGCAGGAGAGATGCGTCCGCCTCGGCGCCAGAGTCAG ggagttggaaCAAGCCGGAGCAGACGGCACGTCCCTCAAAAGGgagcaaaacaaaaaggaggaagagaaggcaCCGACGCCTCCCAGTGGCGAGATAAACTCACCGCTGCACGTGGACGACCTGGAGCCTCCTCTCTCCCCGGCACCAGACAGCCACAGCAGCATGGACGA GTTCCGGCGGTACATCTCCTCTCACGGCGTCTCCATCCAGAAGACCAAAAGGTTCCTGGAGAGGgagagcagccggctgctggAGAGGCAGGCGGCTCTGCGGGCAGCTCAGACCAGCTCGTCCCAGGTCCACAATCACGCAGGAGGGGCCGAGGAGCTGATACGATCCCTTCAGCAG GCCAGAGATGTGGCAGAACTCCAGCGGACAGTCCAGAGAGGAACCACGCTGCTGCAGAGGAAAGAGGAGCAGCTTCAGCAGCTGGAGAACTCCGTGGTTGAAAAG GTAGCATTTGAGGATTTCTCTCGGctggcagcagagaggaaggtgACCTTCGACGTGACCGAGTCGGACCTCAGCAGTAACGTGGAGCCTCCAGATGAGAcag CAGGTCAGGCCGCTGTTCCAGCCAAAGTGCAGGAGTTAGCGGAGTCTCTCCAGCAGATCTCAGGCCAGCTCAACAGCGTCCTGGGGGCGCTGGGTTCTCTCGCCCAGGGGTCTCTGGCTCCCGCCTCCGTATCGTTCCCCCCCCAGATGCACTTCCAGCCGCCACCTCCTCCCGCGAGGCTCTCCGAGCCGCTCTGGGCTTGGAGCTCTCAGAGCAGCTGTGCAGCGCCCCCTCTGTTCAGCAGCCCCATCAGCAGCAGGCTGGGACCCCCCGAGGACCTCATTAACGCACGCTGGAGCCAGATATTCCCTG GAACGACTATGGACTCTGTCGGGCCCGGCACCACCAGGCCCAGCTCGGCTTACCCATCATCATACACTCCTATCAG CGAGCACACCCGCAGCCTGATGTCCATGCAGAAGTCGGTGGAGGTGGACGGCCAGAGGCTGCAGGGGCTCATAGACGGCAACAAGAGGTGGCTGGAGAGGCGCAAAAAGGACTCCAGCAT ACCCCTGTTCACTCGTTATCAGGCTCCTGCCTCCAAGAGCAGCTTGGTCCAGCTGGGCCTGGACGATAACAACCAGATCAGAGTCTACCACTACTGA
- the LOC133441546 gene encoding centrosomal protein of 164 kDa-like isoform X2, protein MNPAAVIGDQLILEEDYDDSFIPSQQEIQEYAREIGIDPDREPELLWLAREGIVAPMPAEWKPCQDVTGDIYYFNFTTGQSTWDHPCDEHYRRLVNQERERAKLTAVAGGVGGKKDKKKKKEKKEKKEKKKKEPLKTPSALSSSLGPLASPLASLAPLRGRDGPGNVPLSGPVPSLRGSFGSSGGLEPLKASIQGPQSSGTSNVLGTRQEEKVSFTLPGLDDDDDDDYDEDKISYERSPQGSDLLKNLHLDLDDLGGGLRYEESEASGAAAAEERTEPELQDLALSGDHSPEPPSQKESEVSKNAEDPSSSSHLKQSREVQGTKDLSGRTSPLEMNDGEGTQGEEENQDGDEEKAEASNSEMLDKEKEEPSFQKVERLVLHESSPSPSLSSSSRSDRGVFHHHRDKGIGVSPGLQRPETSRGRPVQRLDEQPDKPEPALQKEGIHLGEEARWRIQKERKKEQDDERKRAEAEERSLREREEEKVRREAERKMEEEKELMLEEKEKKMRLLQDELRREEEEEERKLREESEERLRALRQRLMSERTEEETRLNGESEGALEELRRSVRREREIQQHTLREDSEATLAELRIALEQERAAARDRLEQQQKQDLERLKAESEEELRAEKSRFQREREEQLNSLKQEVRSTERRRELMMSPRPEKQLAEYHRELTDVLQEVRDEVQRDHERKLEQLRDDHRRETNNIREKYLDEETALRESLLSTLQEDKERLRASNAVQLEKLRLQLDTRIQKTQLVHSCKESELTELSDRLALREKELKSQEAMLQTKAADLKRKRKKLGEEEEEVDRHLKALPRLMQERDQLKEELQRMREQMAEARELIHRAREERDEAKEERERLREDRDKARQESRSAREDKERLESKVALLQERCVRLGARVRELEQAGADGTSLKREQNKKEEEKAPTPPSGEINSPLHVDDLEPPLSPAPDSHSSMDEFRRYISSHGVSIQKTKRFLERESSRLLERQAALRAAQTSSSQVHNHAGGAEELIRSLQQEARDVAELQRTVQRGTTLLQRKEEQLQQLENSVVEKVAFEDFSRLAAERKVTFDVTESDLSSNVEPPDETGQAAVPAKVQELAESLQQISGQLNSVLGALGSLAQGSLAPASVSFPPQMHFQPPPPPARLSEPLWAWSSQSSCAAPPLFSSPISSRLGPPEDLINARWSQIFPGTTMDSVGPGTTRPSSAYPSSYTPISEHTRSLMSMQKSVEVDGQRLQGLIDGNKRWLERRKKDSSIPLFTRYQAPASKSSLVQLGLDDNNQIRVYHY, encoded by the exons AGATCCAAGAGTATGCAAGAGAGATCGGCATCGATCCTGACAGGGAGCCAGAGCTGCTGTGGCTGGCCAGGGAGGGCATTGTCGCACCCATGCCTGCCGAGTGGAAGCCTTG CCAGGATGTGACGGGGGACATTTACTATTTCAATTTCACCACCGGCCAGTCCACCTGGGATCACCCGTGCGACGAGCATTACCGCCGCCTGGTGAACCAGGAGCGTGAGCGTGCTAAGCTCACAGCCGTCGCCGGGGGTGTAGGGGGTAAGAAGgacaagaaaaagaagaaagaaaagaaggagaagaaagagaagaagaaaaaagagccacTGAAGACTCCATCA GCGCTGAGTTCCTCCTTGGGGCCGTTGGCATCCCCGCTCGCCAGCTTGGCTCCTCTAAGAGGTCGGGATGGTCCTGGGAATGTCCCTCTCTCTGGACCGGTTCCTTCTCTCCGTGGGTCCTTTGGCAGTTCTGGGGGCCTGGAACCCCTTAAGGCATCCATACAG GGACCTCAAAGCAGCGGGACATCTAATGTTTTAGGTACCAGGCAAGAGGAAAAGGTGTCCTTCACTTTGCCTGGTTTagatgatgatgacgacgatGATTATGACGAAGACAAAATCTCTTATGAG CGGAGTCCTCAGGGTTCAGACCTGCTGAAGAACCTCCATCTGGACCTGGATGATCTTGGAGGAGGTCTACGATATGAG GAGAGTGAAGCCAGtggtgcagctgcagctgaggaGAGGACGGAGCCAGAGCTGCAAGACTTGGCCCTGTCTGGAGACCACAGCCCCGAACCGCCTTCGCAAAAG GAGTCTGAGGTCAGTAAGAACGCCGAGGACCCGTCCTCCTCCTCGCATCTCAAG CAGTCCCGGGAGGTTCAGGGTACTAAAGACCTGTCCGGCAGGACCAGTCCTCTGGAGATGAATGACGGAGAGGGAACACAAGGAGAAGAGGAgaaccaggatggagacgaGGAAAAGGCTGAGGCCAGCAACAG TGAAATGCTggataaagaaaaagaagagccaTCATTCCAGAAAGTTGAGCGGCTCGTCCTCCACGAGTCCAGTCCGTCACCCTCGCTCTCCAGCTCCTCGCGCTCAGACCGCGGCGTCTTCCATCATCACAGAGACAAAGGGATCGGCGTGTCGCCGGGGCTGCAGAGACCCGAGACCTCAAGAGGACGACCCGTCCAGCGTTTAGACGAGCAACCGGACAAGCCTGAGCCCGCTTTACAAAAAGAAGGGATCCATCTGGGAGAAGAGGCCAGGTGGAGAATccagaaggagaggaagaaagaGCAGGATGACGAGAGGAAGAGGGCAGAGGCAGAGGAGCGGAGTctgagagaaagagaagaggagaagGTGAGGAGGGAGGCTGAACGAaaaatggaggaggagaaggagcttATGTTGGaagaaaaggagaagaagatgCGTCTCCTCCAGGACGAACtgaggagagaggaagaggaagaggaaaggaAACTTAGGGAAGAGAGTGAAGAAAGGCTGAG GGCTCTGCGGCAGCGTCTCATGTCAGAGAGGACGGAGGAGGAGACTCGGCTGAATGGAGAGTCTGAAGGAGCCCTGGAAGAACTGAGACGGTCCGtcaggagggagagggagatccagcagcacacGCTCAG GGAAGATAGTGAGGCTACGCTCGCCGAGTTACGCATCGCTCTGGAGCAAGAGCGAGCAGCCGCCCGTGACAGGCTGGAGCAGCAACAGAAGCAGGACTTGGAGCGTCTGAAAGCAGAGTCGGAGGAGGAGCTCCGGGCTGAGAAGAGCAGATTCCAGAGGGAGCGGGAGGAACAACTCAACTCTCTTAAACAGGAG GTCAGAAGcacggagaggaggagggagctGATGATGAGTCCACGACCTGAAAAGCAGCTGGCAGAGTACCACCGCGAG CTGACGGATGTTCTCCAGGAAGTGAGAGACGAAGTGCAACGTGACCACGAGAGGAAGCTGGAGCAGCTTAGGGACGACCACAGGAGGGAGACGAACAACATCAGAGAGAAATACTTAGATGAG GAGACGGCCTTGAGGGAGAGCCTGCTCTCCACCCTGCAGGAGGACAAAgagcgtctccgggcctccaaCGCTGTTCAGCTAGAGAAGCTCCGCTTGCAGCTTGACACACGGATACAAAAGACTCAGCTGGTGCATTCATGCAAG GAGTCAGAACTGACGGAGCTGTCGGATCGGTTGGCGCTGAGAGAGAAAGAGCTGAAAAGCCAGGAGGCCATGCTACAGACCAAG gcagcagatctgaagaggaagaggaaaaagctcggagaggaggaggaagaggtggaCAGACATCTAAAG GCGTTGCCGCGCCTGATGCAGGAGAGGGACCAGCTgaaggaggagctgcagaggatGAGAGAGCAGATGGCCGAGGCCAGAGAACTCATCCACAGGGCCAGGGAGGAGAGAGACGAGGCcaaggaggagagggagaggcTGAGGGAGGACAGAGACAAAGCcaggcaggagagcaggagcgcCAGGGAGGACAAGGAGCGGCTGGAGAGCAAGGTGGCCCTGCTGCAGGAGAGATGCGTCCGCCTCGGCGCCAGAGTCAG ggagttggaaCAAGCCGGAGCAGACGGCACGTCCCTCAAAAGGgagcaaaacaaaaaggaggaagagaaggcaCCGACGCCTCCCAGTGGCGAGATAAACTCACCGCTGCACGTGGACGACCTGGAGCCTCCTCTCTCCCCGGCACCAGACAGCCACAGCAGCATGGACGA GTTCCGGCGGTACATCTCCTCTCACGGCGTCTCCATCCAGAAGACCAAAAGGTTCCTGGAGAGGgagagcagccggctgctggAGAGGCAGGCGGCTCTGCGGGCAGCTCAGACCAGCTCGTCCCAGGTCCACAATCACGCAGGAGGGGCCGAGGAGCTGATACGATCCCTTCAGCAG GAGGCCAGAGATGTGGCAGAACTCCAGCGGACAGTCCAGAGAGGAACCACGCTGCTGCAGAGGAAAGAGGAGCAGCTTCAGCAGCTGGAGAACTCCGTGGTTGAAAAG GTAGCATTTGAGGATTTCTCTCGGctggcagcagagaggaaggtgACCTTCGACGTGACCGAGTCGGACCTCAGCAGTAACGTGGAGCCTCCAGATGAGAcag GTCAGGCCGCTGTTCCAGCCAAAGTGCAGGAGTTAGCGGAGTCTCTCCAGCAGATCTCAGGCCAGCTCAACAGCGTCCTGGGGGCGCTGGGTTCTCTCGCCCAGGGGTCTCTGGCTCCCGCCTCCGTATCGTTCCCCCCCCAGATGCACTTCCAGCCGCCACCTCCTCCCGCGAGGCTCTCCGAGCCGCTCTGGGCTTGGAGCTCTCAGAGCAGCTGTGCAGCGCCCCCTCTGTTCAGCAGCCCCATCAGCAGCAGGCTGGGACCCCCCGAGGACCTCATTAACGCACGCTGGAGCCAGATATTCCCTG GAACGACTATGGACTCTGTCGGGCCCGGCACCACCAGGCCCAGCTCGGCTTACCCATCATCATACACTCCTATCAG CGAGCACACCCGCAGCCTGATGTCCATGCAGAAGTCGGTGGAGGTGGACGGCCAGAGGCTGCAGGGGCTCATAGACGGCAACAAGAGGTGGCTGGAGAGGCGCAAAAAGGACTCCAGCAT ACCCCTGTTCACTCGTTATCAGGCTCCTGCCTCCAAGAGCAGCTTGGTCCAGCTGGGCCTGGACGATAACAACCAGATCAGAGTCTACCACTACTGA